The genomic interval ctatttttgcgtcctcagctgaggacaaatgcctgcctcagctgaggacaagggccggtagaatagacactacTAGAGTAATCGAGTAGaaaacgaaacggaaagcGTCCGTATTGGGTACGACCGCAACGattgttgatccaactccatgtaaggacaacgtctcaccagaagttcaatcgcgcactgctaaacgccaagtcgCTCCCGACCaccacacaacaaatcacagccccacagtaCCTACGAATATCCATGAGTACAATATAGACTaataatcttcgtagttcattgttttcctcaactgtgatcttcattgtcgttttgtgttcatcaatagaactacgaagcaacctAAGCGTCTCTCAGCTCTCAACCCTGCCCTACCGCCAATCCGCCTTCTCTCTGTCCCGATGTCAACCTCTGCTCATTTCAAATTGAGCGACTTTCCTCAGAAAGTCCTTGACCCgatcgccaccaccaccgtccCACCAATTTACGCCACCATCAAACACGCGCAACGCCAACTCATGACCAATGCCGCCGCCATCCCAATGCTCAACGGTGGTGGTGCCCATGGCCACATGGCCTTAACGCTCTCCCCTCGCGCTTACGCCAACATCAGCAACGTCCCATTCATCATTCCCGTCGCCCCGCCAGCCAATCTTCCCATTGGCACCACTCAACCCGAGATTACCAAGAACAACAGCATCCATT from Phaeodactylum tricornutum CCAP 1055/1 chromosome 11, complete sequence carries:
- a CDS encoding predicted protein: MSTSAHFKLSDFPQKVLDPIATTTVPPIYATIKHAQRQLMTNAAAIPMLNGGGAHGHMALTLSPRAYANISNVPFIIPVAPPANLPIGTTQPEITKNNSIH